The Staphylococcus saprophyticus subsp. saprophyticus ATCC 15305 = NCTC 7292 genome contains the following window.
ATAATGCAAGGTGTTGCAACGATATTTATCGCTCAAATTTCTGGCGTGACTTTATCTGTTTCGCAAATTATAACAGTTGTCGTTATAGCAGTTGTGGCATCTATTGGTACAGCTGGGGTTCCTGGCGTAGGATTGATTATGCTCGCAATGGTATTAAATGCAGTAGGACTAGATCCAGCAGCCATCGGTATTATTTTAGGAATTGATAGATTACTTGATATGACAAGAACATCAGGCAATATAACAGGCGACGCAGCATGTGCTTTAGTTATTTCAAATGCTGAAGAAAGAAAGTTAGCAAAAGAACGTACACTTAATGAATAAATATAGATTAATAAAGGGTAGGGCATAGAAATCAAATTTTCTAATATAGATTACGTCGTCCTACCTATGCAATCAAGGCAAAGATGACTAGAATAAAGCTTTACCTGAGCTAACGTGCATACATAAGTCTCACTAGCATTTTTATGTGGCATATCTAAGCTTTAGCTTATGCAAAAGAACGATTTGTTTCTATAAAAATGGAAAAATAGTTTTTATAAATAAGTGAGTCTTTATATTTTCAACTCAATCATCTACTGCCTAATTGAAAAAGTCTGAGACATCTATTTTGTCTCAGACTTTTTAATGCGTACTGATATGCTTTAATAGGTTCGTATTTTTAATAATCATAAACACTGAAACACGGATATCATCAAATTAGAAGTGATTTGCATCATATGTTATCTTGTGATTGAACTAAATTTGAAGGAGAACTATGCATATGAATAAAAATAAATTATATGTACTGATTGTCTTAGCAATTTGTTTAATAATAACGGTGATATGCACATACTTTTTATAAAGAGAGGTCATTATTCAGTATTCATAACATTATCTATACCTTTAATCATTTTAATTATTGATTATTTCTTTGGCAGAAAAGATGATAAAGATAAGTAGTGACAGCCGATTAAATTAGATGCAATATATGTGCAATAACATAAGTAAGTTGCACGTTTGATAGGCAAATTTAATTGATAATCAGTTGTCTGTTACAAACATTTTTTTAGTAACTTATATTAAAAATGATGAAGGCTAAATGGGTATTATGTAATAGCATGATACAGTTCTACAAATTTTTTTGCATCTTTACGATGGACTTGATCAAATATCCATGTTTCACCATCATGGTCCATTATTGTAATTCTAAAAGGTGAAAGTGAGAAACCTGTCTTCAAGCTTTTGATATCTGTAAATAAAAATGTCTCCTTAATATTTCCAATTTGCATTGTCTCTAGAGATTTAAAGATGATACGATCATCTAGCAAAATGAGTTGCCCTGAAACAGTTTGTAATTGAAAAAATTTTAACGAAGCACTTATAGCAATGACGGGATGATTGATATCTACTTGCATAATTAATTCCCCAATCTAAAGTTTATTTGTCATATATTGACAAAACATTTACTTATAAATTATTTTAATTGAGTATAACATGAGAATAGTCTATTACAAATTACATATATGAAATGTCGGATAATGGTGGAGTTTCAATAATGATTACATCGTTTAGCTAAGGGCGGTTAAATTGAGAAGTGGAAAATAATGTACATTTAAGCTAATGCACATGTATAAAGCCGCGGATACACTTTATATAGAATACAAAAGCTAGAGCTTATGTATAGGAATGCCTTATTTTCATAAAATGAAAAAGTAGTTCTATCAATGTAAGGGGGCTTTATTATGATAAATTACATAAAATCAGCAAAATGATCTCTATAACGCATGTGCACGACAGCTCCTACGATAAAAAGAAACAAGACAAGTACAAAATTATAAACAGTTAAATGCCAATGATTAATAAAATACCATTCTTTGTGCAATAGGGCGGCTCGGTATCCTTCAGCTAAAAAATAAATCGGGTTTAATTTCATGACTGTTACCACAATTTCATTTTTAGGTGCGTATAATATGGAAGATACAAAAAATATGATTCTCATTAACGATTGAATAACCATTTGCGTATCACGAACCAATACGGCCAAAGTTGATGTTAATATTGAGATAATAGTCGTTAATATTAAGGCATAAGGTACATAAATTAATAATTGTAATGAATAAATAGAAGGGTGATATCCACCCGAAAAGCAAATGATTAACACAATCAACAATAAGCCGAGATGTCCATAAAATCTACTAAATACAATGTAACTAGGTGTGACAGATAATGGAAATTTCATTTTTGCAACTTGATTGTATTTTGATACAATCGCTTTTGTACCCTCTAAAACACCTTGATTTACAAAAAACCACATACTTATACCTACAATAAGCCAATAAATAAAAGGTATCCCATCATGAGTAGCATTATTCCGTAAACCTAGACCAAATACAAACCAATATACTGCAATTTGTAATGCTGGATTAATGATTTCCCAAGCTACACCTAAATAGTTGTTATGGTTAGAAATTCGTAATTGGAAATCTGCTAGTCTTTTAATTAAATACAGGTTCGTCAACTGTTCCTTTAATATAAACCATACTGAATTCATTTGAACATATCACGCTTTCATATTTAGTTTTTATTAATATTAGTGAAAATAATTATACATTATATTTGGAATGTAAGTAAATGAATTATCATGTGATACATAGAATATTTTGAGTCATATGATAGGGAGAATAAAAATAGATTATTGAATAGTGCGATTAGATCATTGCTTTCCAATATACTGGTATTTCGAGTCTATTAAATTTAAAAAAATTAATGAAATCGCATAATCATTTTATAATCGTCAGATTCTGTTGTATAACAGAATTGAACGATATATAAGTAAATTAAAGAAGTATATTACAGGAGTAAGTGGAACTATATATAAATAATAAAGTTATCTGAAGTCAATACAATGAGTTTCAGATAACTTTAAATGTATCTATTTATAATAGTATGTTTTAGAAAATATATAATTCTTAAAAATTTTGTTTTTTATCTCTGAAACAGTGATTAGTACACAAAAAATATTTGTTAATTAAAGACAATCGTCTTATTTCCATCATTTACAATAATTTTATGTTGTACGTGATATTCGACTGCTTGTGCTAGCACGGTTGATTCAACGTGACGTCCTATTTTTCTTAAATCTTGAACACTGTAGCGATGATTTATGCGTGTGACATCCTGTTCGATAATTGGGCCTTCATCTAAATCCGACGTAACATAATGACTTGTAGCGCCTACAAGTTTAACACCGCGTTCCCAAGCTTGTTTATAAGGATTTGCACCGATAAATGATGGCAAGAATGAATGATGAATATTTATAATTTGGTTTGGATAATGACTTACAAAATGATCAGTTAAAATTTGCATATATTTTGCTAGTACAATGAGATCGATTTCGTGATGGCTACAAATATTAAGTATCTCTTGCTCTACTTCTTGTTTCTCTTTATTATTTGGCACATAATAAAATGGAATAGACAAAGATTCAGCAAAATGTCTGTTTGTTTCATGGTTACTTACGACACATACAATTTCTGCAGGCAATTCACCTCGTTGTACTCTTAATAGCACTTCGTTAAATGCGTGATCTTCTTTAGAAACAAATAATGCGATTTTCGTTTTATCATTATTATCGAAAAGTTCAAATTTTATATCGTATTGATTTAAAGTCGATTCTAATGCTTCTTTAAGTTCTGTAACTTGTTCAAATTCTAAGCGTAAAAATAATTTACCATTTTCAGATTGGTTGCTTTCATACTCTGTAAAATGATCTAAATGTAAAATATTAGATCCATGATCCGCAATAATCGTTGTAATTAATGACGTTAAACCTACGCTGTCTGTACATCTAGCTAGTAATATATATGTATTTTTCATATTAAGCACCTCAAAATTTTAAAAGTAACTCAGATTATAATGAAAATTTTGAATAATGTAAACAAAAGCTATCATTTAAATTAATTTAGAGAAATTTGTAGTTTATCTATGCGTAAACAAGAAAAATGGTCTATAATAATAAATAGTGTTTTTATCTTAAAAGAGTAATAAGTAATTTGAGTTGATAACACATTTCACAATAATAATACGCTTACAAACAAAGTGATTTTTGTTTTTAAAATATTATAAGATATAAGATTGATTATTTTGATAATTGCGCCAATGATAATTAACAATGAAAATTTCATTTCACTCTTTTATTTTCCTAAAAATTGTATTATGATGTAATTTGTGTTTCAAGAAGCGTGTATTATTGCAATTTCTTGTGTCCGGATAAAATATTCTTTTATGAAAGGTAGATTAAAGTAATGGATAGACAGAGTTTCACAGATTTAATTCAAACAAAATTTAAAATGGTACGTATTGAAGCAGGTTATACGCAAGATACGATGGCCCAAACAATAGGTCTTTCTAAAAAGACATTGGTACAAATA
Protein-coding sequences here:
- a CDS encoding ABC transporter permease; this translates as MNSVWFILKEQLTNLYLIKRLADFQLRISNHNNYLGVAWEIINPALQIAVYWFVFGLGLRNNATHDGIPFIYWLIVGISMWFFVNQGVLEGTKAIVSKYNQVAKMKFPLSVTPSYIVFSRFYGHLGLLLIVLIICFSGGYHPSIYSLQLLIYVPYALILTTIISILTSTLAVLVRDTQMVIQSLMRIIFFVSSILYAPKNEIVVTVMKLNPIYFLAEGYRAALLHKEWYFINHWHLTVYNFVLVLFLFIVGAVVHMRYRDHFADFM
- the purU gene encoding formyltetrahydrofolate deformylase, with product MKNTYILLARCTDSVGLTSLITTIIADHGSNILHLDHFTEYESNQSENGKLFLRLEFEQVTELKEALESTLNQYDIKFELFDNNDKTKIALFVSKEDHAFNEVLLRVQRGELPAEIVCVVSNHETNRHFAESLSIPFYYVPNNKEKQEVEQEILNICSHHEIDLIVLAKYMQILTDHFVSHYPNQIINIHHSFLPSFIGANPYKQAWERGVKLVGATSHYVTSDLDEGPIIEQDVTRINHRYSVQDLRKIGRHVESTVLAQAVEYHVQHKIIVNDGNKTIVFN